The nucleotide window TTTCGGCTTTTCCCTCTTGATCAACTGCCAATCTGTCATAACCTTATCAAACCTTGTTCATGATATCACTTGTTAAAATAAAACCGAGACATACCGTCGATCATCCGAGGAcaaagcaatcacacgagcacgacaccgagatttgttaacgaggttcaccgatatggctacatctcCAGATcctgactatgggcgctcctcaCCATGACACCGCTATAATCCCGCACCCGGTCGCCCTGGACACTGGCACATGCTGCCGGCTTACCCTGCGTTcatgtgctattatgttggcatatgttacatcgtgtgtctacccccacTATATATGAGAGTCCTACTAGGATACCTTGTACATAaaattcgacacaactctaacaaacaTCAGCCAATACCATGctaactccccccccccccccccccccccccccccccccacttccAAATAGAACTCACGTTGTGCAGTATATCAAAACTCCAATCAGATGTGTCAGAGAACTACTCTATAGGAATACAGTATCTAAAATAGGAATACAATATCAACACATGCTCTGAGATTCTTGTCAGTCTTAATCAACACCCTTTTTTCTCAAAGAATCCACACGCTCGTACAATTAGCAAGTGGCAACTTACAATCATGTACTGGTTCCCTTGTAATGATCATGTACTGATTGGCATATACCAGTTACAATAATTGTACAATCAAATTTTGGAAAGTCCTTTGCAATCCTGACTACTAAACATGAATTTCTTGAGCACATTATTAAAATTTGCAGGAGAGAATTTCAAGACGATATTAAATTATATGATGGCACCAGTTCTACCAAAAAGCTTCTTTTACTCCTTGACTCACCGTCATGAGTTGCAAACTTGCATTTGCACTGATGTACTTTATGAAATAGGTACATATATACTACATGAGAGGTTAGCAAAATCCTGTTTTGTCCATTTCCTATTTGAAACAAAAAGTTGTAGTGATCCTCTTCCCCATGAAGTTTCCTGGAAATAATAGGAGAGTAAGCGTTAAAATAGCTGCCATCTAAGGAATACACATAATACAAATGAGGAAGATATCAAGAAACAACAACATTGCAAAATCTGGTAGGTTCTGCATTCACTTGTTCAAACTCATTGCGTACTCCTGCTGTAAATTTTAGAAGGCAATTTCAAGACTACAAACTTCCTCTTAACTCCTCTCTGAACAATGTTTTTTTTATGCAGTCGGATCATTAGTTTTCTTCAGGAAACAATATGAAACAATCTTGTAAGCTATCTCCAGCTGGACCTAGCATCTGATATATCAGATGAATCCTCAACACGCAGTATTATTAGCAGAAAAGAAGCTTTTCCACATATACTTCTTAGATTGTATTTTGCTGAAAAGCACTATTATCGTTAGACCATATAAGCATCAAAAGTATATTGAACCAACTACCCAATATTCTGCAGTAACTATGAGATCCATGATTTGCAATCTAGTAATACTACTCTAGATCAGTAGTAAACTTACCTTCCTGATTAGTGTCACCTCCAGATCCACGAAAATCACTGGTCCCATCCTCCTTATTCCCACGACAATCACAGCTATCTAGTCTTCTCATAGTGACCTCCTTATCAGACCCAGCAGCACATCTCCCTCTGCATCTGCATACAAAACTCGAATCAATGAGCTGGAATTGGTGACTTAACTGATGATCTAGCTGAAAAAGAAGACAAATTCATCCATGTTTGCTGGTAGAGTGACGAGTCCATGGATGGAATCATTGGTATGTGCATGGCGAAGCCGTTGAAGCAGCTGGATGTCGAGGCCCAGCGCGTCCAGGGTGCTCACCATCGACAACAGCAGCCCCGGCTTGGCGGTGTAGTAGAACTCCGCCCGGGTGTCCTCCTCCTTGAGCTCCACCTCGAACTGCAAGCACACCCAGTCAGTCTCCGGTCACCATTTTAAGCTACGTCAGCAATGGCGCTCTGCTCCATTGGCGACTAATGTTTGTGAACGTGCGTATGGAGCCCAGATGGAGCCCTGAGCAATGGCGTTCACAAATAAAACAGCTTGAGAATGCTTGCCCAGAGATGTGCATATAGTTCTGCAGATTTTTGGATAGCAGCGACTAATGTTTGCCTAGGGAATGCTCTAAATCGGCTAACCCTGCCACCCAGAGGCCGAATTTGATGAACACATATGAAAAAATAAACTAAGATTGCAAAGGAGATTGAAATCTTAGGAAGGAAGGGGGTCGACGGGACCTGGGTAGGATCGTGGCCTATATTGCCAATCGATCATGACACCAATAGAGCTATGATGTTGAGGACGGCATGGAGAGCAGACATACCTGTGACCTTCATCCGGCCACCCGCTGCCGGCTAGTTCTTGGCGCGTTCGTTCTCCGTTGCTAATTCACGCGGCCCTCCCTGGCCGCGGCTGCTAGCAGAAGGAGTGACGTGGGAGAGGAGGACTGGGGCGGCGACGGCAGCATGTGTTTATTTCTTTGCTAACAAGATCATGCGTGAGGGTTGTTTGTACAAAAGGAAGGAAGAATGGGCGGGTGGGCTGGTTTCTGGGATTTTTGTGCGCACGTTATGGCAGAAAAAAACGGAGGTGGGATTTCTTTGCAGAAAATCGACGGGGCCTGCGACTTCTTTCGTTCGATAAAAAACCGTGGGAGGAAGCTTCGATCGATCGATTTCTTTGATACAATTTGCAGTGACATGCATGGCTGGTCGTACCTGCTGGCTAAGAgtcttttttttttttgcgaatgTGCTGGCTAAGAGTCTTTACCGTCGAAAGTTGGAAACCATGCATATACATACCAGATTAATTTCACAATCAGCAACATCCGAAACAGTGTACAGGTTTaatctcaaaacaaaacaaaacaaagcaAAAAAAGTACATGTTCATCCACATGCACATTCTCTAATAATTGCTTTAATCAAATGAAATTAGCACCATGTGAGTTAGCCATCTCACTCAATTAAACTCCTCATCGTTGACCTCCTCCTGCTTCTTGTTCTTTCCATTCTGGGGCTCCCCGGCTTGTGTAACTGTACCCTCCACCATTTCCCCGCGTTGGTTGCTCCCGTCGGCGTCGGCGGCGGGCACCACCTTGAACTTGGCGTAGATGTCCCCCTTGTAGAAGCTTCTGGTCCTCCACACCAGCACCAGCGAGACGAGCGCGCCGGCGAGCGTGACCCCCGTGATTATGAGAAACGCGTGCTTGAAGCACTGCACCCCCTTGCAGATCTTGTcgccgacggcggcggcgtgGCCCCCATGCTGCCTGGCCGCCTCGGCGTCGTACATGCGGCCGGCGATGCACACGTTGAGCACGTAGGCGCCGATGGGGCTGGCCGCGGAGCCAAAGTTGAAGAGTGTGGAGTAGTACTTGAGGCCGAACACCtcggagatgatggagaagaGCAGCGGCCACTGCGCGCCGAAGCAGAAGCCGAGGATCACCGACGCGGCGTATAGGGACTGCGGCACGCCGAAAGCTATGAGGAGGTGGCCGACGCAGGAGAAGAGGAGCACGGCGGTGAGGGCCAGCGGGCGCGGGAACCTGTAGCGGGCGACGAAGAACTCGGACATGTAGCCGGCGCCGACGCGGCCGGCGTAGTTCCAGATGCTGATGAGGGAGACGAAGGTGTTGATGCTCTTTGCCGGGTACCCCAGCGACTGGCCGATCTGCGCCATGTTGTCGATCGCCGTCAGCGTGCCGCCGATGCCGAACACGGACACCACGAACAGAACCAGCATCTCCACGCTCACCAGTGCCTGCATGATGGAGTAGTCCTCCCCCAGCGCCGGCGGCTTGAACATGTTGGTGAGGCAGCCCGTCATGCTCATGCTGCACTTTGGCTGTTCGTCGTCTTTCGCGCTCGCTGGTTCCTCGACGGCAATGGCCGGCGGGTGCTGGAGGGATTCCTCGATCTGGGAGACGGCGGTGTACTCCTCCTTGATGACGACGCTGAGGgggaggaagaggatgatgaggaGCACGGTGGCGCCGACGGCGTACGCGGCGTGGGAGAAGCTCGGCACCTGCTTCTGCACGACGATCATGACGAGGAGGTAGGTGGCGAGCGCGATGGAGATGTAGAGGAAGCAGAAGAAGGGCTTGCTGTTGGGCTCGTCGCCCTCCGCGCGGCGCCGGTACGGCAGGACGCGGATGGTGTGCACGAAGAAGATGTAGACGGCGGCGGGGAGCCAGGCGATGAGGAGGACGAGCGACTTGGCGTCGTCGCCGTAGATGGCGAGGTAGAGCTGCGTGTAGATGGCGCCGCTGAGGCCGACGAAGCCCTTGAGCAGGCCGATGACGATGCCGCGGCTCTCCGGGAAGTTCTTGACGCAGGCGACGAGCGCGCCGGTGTTGGAGAAGGTGAGCGCGTTGGCGCCGACGCACATGTAGATGCACATGAGCCACACGGGCGGCGCGGCCGTGCGCTCCGTGAGCGCCAGGTACACCATGAGGTAGCCCGCCAGGTTCATGCCGGCGCCGATGAGGAGCACGGCCCACGTGGGCGCCACCTGCTGCACCAGGCCGGAGACGACGCCGACGTTGGTGCCCAGGTCCTTGAAGAAGCCCAGCGTGTTGAGCGTCTGCTGGTTGTACCCCAGCACGGACCGCAGCTCCTTGGAGTAGAGCGCGAAGATGTAGGTCGACCCTGACGCCGCCATCACCACCATGGACGCGAACACCACGTACCACCGGCTGCGCAGCAGCCGCCCCACGAACGCCGGCGTGCACATCACCGCCGTGGCCCCTTCGCCGCCGGCCATTTCTCCTTCCTCGGTTCCTCTTCTCTTTGGAATCGAAGCAATGGGGATAGCTAGATTGATCTGATAGATACAAGACCAAGTGTAAGCTCTGCTACTTATAGCCACGTACGTGACGACTGGTGTGTAGCGAAAGTACGTAATGGCTGAGTGAGACGGCTATGACATACTAAAAGATTTGGACTAGTTTTCTTGCCATTCCAAGCAGTCCATCCACTGAGTGAGACGGCTATGACATACTAAAAGATTTGGAGAAATGACAAGTACTCAGACACAACGAATGCTAGGAGATAGGAGTACGATGAGGTTGGGTTTATCATATAGCTTAATGCTCTATGCCTCGCTTGATGGGTTTTTTCGCGCAGCCACTTGATATTCGTTGACTTGGGAAGGTGGTGAGCCTTATTTTGATTGGTGGCACGATGATTTGACATTGTTTAATTTGTAGTAGGACTTGCTGTAGTTGTACGATGCTAGCACATGGTCTGTATGGTATCTTGTCGGACGAACAGATCGAGTATGACAGCTAGATAATGATACACATATAAGATAAACCAGTCAGGTATTAGTGAATGTTATATGTAGAATTGTTAAGTTTTACTCACCAACAAAATGTAATAGTCTATCAGCTGGCAATTGTGTGGCTGGCTAGTTTATTCACATGGCACAAGAATTTAAATTCAGGCGGCGGCTAACGTACATTGTGATTGAGATTAGATGACTGCTAGCAGTTTTATTCTTTAGCTTTAGTTTTATTCTTTAGTTTTATCCTCGAAGATCACCCCTTGAGAAAAAAAGATCCTAGTTGATCACCGTGAACTGTGACAACATTTGATTGTGAACTTGACTTTAGCTTAGAATGTGTCATGAGCAGGCAATATCTTCGTCATCTTTTATTTTTCTAATTTAAATTCTTATTCAAACCACATAGACTTTAGAAGGCCTCAAGTTTTCTTTTCGGGAAGAAGTCATCAAGTTTTCTTACTCATGTTTATTATATTTACATCACATAATAATTATTGTTATCAATGTTGTATTTTCTCTCCATAAAAATCAAACGTAATTCCACAGATAGAACTTTTGATTTAATCAGATTACATCTTTCAATTACAGAAGTTCTACCAAGTCTTAAAGCTTTTCTTCGCAAAAGAAGTCTTAAAACTTCCAGTGACGGTGAAGGTGCAGTAATTATTGTACTAATGTAATATATCTGACAAACTGCACTTTGACGGATCTTGTATGGCCAAATAATCTTGGAATGGTATATAcatattgttggaaatatgataAATTTACCAAATGATTCAATCCATTTGAATAGTAGAAAAAGATAAACTGTAATGACAGAGATGGAACAAGATAAATTGTTCATATTGTAACAAACTTACTTCTATTTTTCTTAGCGAATAGGCAATTTGCATCTATTTCTAGCCACTTACATATCAACCAGATGTTAAAAAATTTCCGAAAAGGGAGGAttcccggcctctgcatcaacCAGATGTAATTATACGTTCAATTTACTCATAGTATGTATTAATTCTACTCCGCCGAGCAATTGTGTGGTTGGTGGTTTTTCTTTTCTTGGCGCACCTGGCAAGTTATTTCACATGGCAAAAGAATTTAAATCAAGGGAACGGCTATAAAATTCTGATTAGATGGTGGCGAGTAGGTTCATTAGCTGTAGCTAAAGTAATGAACACCCTTAAAAAAGATTCATCTATGTTCACTGCAAGCCATGAGATTCAGAATTTGAGCGTGAACTTAGTTATAACTAGCAAAGCCCACGCGGTGGCATGCCGCACCCCTCCATATAGGGCGTCTATATGCAGTGTGTTTACTATTTACATTAGGTGTTGTTAGTTTGATCCCTTCAACACAAGACCTACCTCTCTCCCCCGACCTCCCGACCTCACTCCCCCGAGGCGGCGGTGCCGTGCCGCCCCCGGGGAGTCCCCGTCCAAACCTCCCTCAGCCCCCCTCCATCGCCTCCCACTACCGCCACCGTCGCTGAGGACGCCGTGGGGGGAAGCCCCTGTGgtgaggcggcggtggcggcgctatCCTCGACCGGCGGTAACGCGTGGGGGCAGCGGCGTCCATCTCCCTCCTCCAACGGTAGTGCGCAGCGGGTTGGCGGTGGCCAGGAGATCTCTGGCGGTCGTTCGAGGATGAGATTTTGGCTACGATGAGATCTAATCTGGGCCCGAGGGGTTTAGATCGAGATCCACTGTGGCTGCGCCTCGTCTCGACAACGGCAAGAGGAGATCCCCCTGGGTAATCTCTGTCACACGAGGACGTCTGGGTCTCTTGGTCAGGGCATGGTGGTGGTGGCTGCCTTCTCCACTGAGGGTGGTTGGCCAGGCTGGTAGTGTCGGATCTTGGATCCCACTATTAGCACCGTCGACGAGTTGGGGAGACATATTCGCAGGTGAAAACCGAGCCGACTTCGGTCATGGCGGGCGATGGCGTCGTCTACGTcgttaccttgatgaaggcatcgtcAAGCAACTATCGTCAACCTGCTCGTGCCGCTCTGGGAGAAATCCTAAGATCACCGGATTGGACGATGACGGTGTTGCGGTGTCGTGTTCCCTATTGGGGCATCGTTTGTGGAGCGGCGCCGGATGGAAGAGGCGTGAGGTGGTGTGGCGTGCCTTCTCTCGCGTCGACGACGGCGGGTCTCGGTggcatggagcagcggggtctcGGCGCTGGACGTGGCATGATGGCCTCGCGCAGGGCGGTGGcgctgtctggcgtcatggtggcgtcgaCAGCTGACCTAGCAAGGTCTTTGCGTCAGTACCTGCTCTGAAGATGGTTAGGTGGATGATGGCGGCGGTAGCCTCAGTGAGCGCCGGACCGGTGTATGACCCACTCCCGGCATGTGGCTGGGATGGGGCATCCGACATTAAATGCTAGGCTTTGGTGCAATGCTTGTTTGGTATTAGGCTCGGACATTCGGCACCCCTGCATCAAggggataggagtagcgacaggtGTCGCCTAGATGGTGGCTTCAGGCTTACTGATGTAATGCTTTGTAAGATCtctgagaataattaataaaatggctgcatgcatcgtccagatgcaaaGGAAGATCAACTTCAGAAGAAGAAAAATGGTCAATAAACATGGGAGAAAAAAGAACATGCCAGTAAACTTGTAAGGAGGAGTATCATGATCCTTGTCAAAACAACCTTCTAGGAATTACAGTGAGGTCGACATGAGATTCAGCAATTAGTACTCTTCAAATTGCATCTTTTGTGACAGGTTGAATATTCCTTATGCAATGCATTTCGAAACCATCAAGAAAGCTTCCCACGCTTGAAAATTAAAGCATATACATTTTTTCTTCTATAGACAAATACTATGCCTGCTAATATTGTCGCTGGACTACTATGTGTCGCAAGTGTTGCCAAAAGT belongs to Triticum urartu cultivar G1812 chromosome 7, Tu2.1, whole genome shotgun sequence and includes:
- the LOC125523240 gene encoding uncharacterized membrane protein YMR155W-like; this encodes MAGGEGATAVMCTPAFVGRLLRSRWYVVFASMVVMAASGSTYIFALYSKELRSVLGYNQQTLNTLGFFKDLGTNVGVVSGLVQQVAPTWAVLLIGAGMNLAGYLMVYLALTERTAAPPVWLMCIYMCVGANALTFSNTGALVACVKNFPESRGIVIGLLKGFVGLSGAIYTQLYLAIYGDDAKSLVLLIAWLPAAVYIFFVHTIRVLPYRRRAEGDEPNSKPFFCFLYISIALATYLLVMIVVQKQVPSFSHAAYAVGATVLLIILFLPLSVVIKEEYTAVSQIEESLQHPPAIAVEEPASAKDDEQPKCSMSMTGCLTNMFKPPALGEDYSIMQALVSVEMLVLFVVSVFGIGGTLTAIDNMAQIGQSLGYPAKSINTFVSLISIWNYAGRVGAGYMSEFFVARYRFPRPLALTAVLLFSCVGHLLIAFGVPQSLYAASVILGFCFGAQWPLLFSIISEVFGLKYYSTLFNFGSAASPIGAYVLNVCIAGRMYDAEAARQHGGHAAAVGDKICKGVQCFKHAFLIITGVTLAGALVSLVLVWRTRSFYKGDIYAKFKVVPAADADGSNQRGEMVEGTVTQAGEPQNGKNKKQEEVNDEEFN